A DNA window from Helianthus annuus cultivar XRQ/B chromosome 15, HanXRQr2.0-SUNRISE, whole genome shotgun sequence contains the following coding sequences:
- the LOC110911861 gene encoding uncharacterized protein LOC110911861 isoform X2 produces MFQQQGTTDICVKYQLPNEDLDALITVTSDEDVENMMDEYDRLAHNHKTARLRIFLFPTDTSLSRASSISSLLNGSVKREHWFLDALNGGPSLERGRSEVSSIVSEVPDYLFGLDNPDDSKPKTRYFVNDNVSVSDPGSPAPRISSPYCSTSSTLGPTMAPLAQNLRPVKTKLDNAAPLVSEPKETVIEHFAEANDPVIMKQADYTSQPVYYIQQTSSPAPVPEMPVYYMQPPGLIPRENVQVQAVPIRAQYAPQFIGPSGQLLQPQVSNMGQVFSGMRPVSGGESYDVLGRSGGEPVQPVYYGPRYIGVPSYPAPGVVLPVGEEMKQPGPPGPEAQMGRAPQ; encoded by the exons ATGTTCCAACAACAAG GTACAACCGATATATGCGTAAAGTACCAATTACCAAATGAAGACTTGGACGCATTAATCACAGTCACAAGTGATGAAGACGTGGAAAACATGATGGATGAGTACGACCGCTTGGCTCACAATCACAAAACAGCTCGGCTCAGGATCTTCCTTTTTCCTACCGACACATCACTCTCACGAGCCAGCAGCATCAGCTCACTGCTGAACGGCTCCGTTAAGCGCGAACACTGGTTCCTAGACGCGCTTAACGGAGGCCCAAGTCTGGAGCGTGGAAGATCCGAAGTCTCGTCCATAGTCTCGGAAGTACCGGATTATTTATTCGGGTTGGATAACCCGGATGACTCGAAACCCAAAACCCGATACTTTGTTAATGATAATGTTTCAGTGTCGGATCCAGGATCACCAGCTCCTCGGATATCTTCTCCTTATTGTTCAACTTCGTCGACATTGGGGCCCACGATGGCTCCCCTGGCCCAAAACCTTCGGCCCGTCAAAACTAAACTCGATAACGCGGCTCCACTTGTTAGTGAGCCGAAAGAAACGGTTATCGAGCATTTTGCCGAGGCTAATGATCCAGTTATTATGAAGCAAGCGGATTATACAAGTCAACCAGTGTATTATATACAACAGACTTCCTCACCGGCCCCGGTGCCAGAGATGCCGGTTTATTACATGCAACCACCGGGTTTGATCCCTCGGGAGAATGTTCAAGTTCAAGCTGTGCCGATTCGGGCTCAATATGCTCCACAATTTATTGGGCCTTCGGGTCAATTGCTTCAGCCTCAAGTATCAAATATGGGCCAAGTGTTCTCGGGAATGAGGCCCGTTTCAGGTGGGGAGTCATATGACGTGTTGGGTCGAAGCGGTGGCGAGCCAGTCCAGCCCGTTTATTACGGGCCAAGATATATTGGAGTTCCAAGCTATCCGGCTCCAGGTGTGGTTTTGCCAGTTGGGGAAGAAATGAAGCAACCAGGCCCACCCGGACCCGAAGCACAAATGGGCCGGGCTCCACAGTGA
- the LOC110911861 gene encoding uncharacterized protein LOC110911861 isoform X1, with translation MTTTSYTAEQVSAAVDSEVSSPRSDHLLADNNRVHHDTTTQARVRFMCSFGGKILPRPHDNQLRYVGGDTRIVSVLRHNTTFSSLLNKLSKLSGTTDICVKYQLPNEDLDALITVTSDEDVENMMDEYDRLAHNHKTARLRIFLFPTDTSLSRASSISSLLNGSVKREHWFLDALNGGPSLERGRSEVSSIVSEVPDYLFGLDNPDDSKPKTRYFVNDNVSVSDPGSPAPRISSPYCSTSSTLGPTMAPLAQNLRPVKTKLDNAAPLVSEPKETVIEHFAEANDPVIMKQADYTSQPVYYIQQTSSPAPVPEMPVYYMQPPGLIPRENVQVQAVPIRAQYAPQFIGPSGQLLQPQVSNMGQVFSGMRPVSGGESYDVLGRSGGEPVQPVYYGPRYIGVPSYPAPGVVLPVGEEMKQPGPPGPEAQMGRAPQ, from the exons ATGACCACCACGAGCTACACTGCCGAGCAAGTCTCCGCGGCCGTTGACTCGGAAGTGTCATCGCCGCGCTCTGATCATCTGTTGGCGGACAACAACCGTGTGCATCATGACACCACCACACAAGCGCGTGTCCGGTTCATGTGTAGTTTTGGAGGAAAGATATTACCACGACCTCATGACAACCAACTCCGGTATGTTGGTGGCGACACCCGCATAGTCTCCGTTCTCCGCCACAACACCACCTTCTCCTCCCTACTCAACAAACTATCCAAGCTTTCCG GTACAACCGATATATGCGTAAAGTACCAATTACCAAATGAAGACTTGGACGCATTAATCACAGTCACAAGTGATGAAGACGTGGAAAACATGATGGATGAGTACGACCGCTTGGCTCACAATCACAAAACAGCTCGGCTCAGGATCTTCCTTTTTCCTACCGACACATCACTCTCACGAGCCAGCAGCATCAGCTCACTGCTGAACGGCTCCGTTAAGCGCGAACACTGGTTCCTAGACGCGCTTAACGGAGGCCCAAGTCTGGAGCGTGGAAGATCCGAAGTCTCGTCCATAGTCTCGGAAGTACCGGATTATTTATTCGGGTTGGATAACCCGGATGACTCGAAACCCAAAACCCGATACTTTGTTAATGATAATGTTTCAGTGTCGGATCCAGGATCACCAGCTCCTCGGATATCTTCTCCTTATTGTTCAACTTCGTCGACATTGGGGCCCACGATGGCTCCCCTGGCCCAAAACCTTCGGCCCGTCAAAACTAAACTCGATAACGCGGCTCCACTTGTTAGTGAGCCGAAAGAAACGGTTATCGAGCATTTTGCCGAGGCTAATGATCCAGTTATTATGAAGCAAGCGGATTATACAAGTCAACCAGTGTATTATATACAACAGACTTCCTCACCGGCCCCGGTGCCAGAGATGCCGGTTTATTACATGCAACCACCGGGTTTGATCCCTCGGGAGAATGTTCAAGTTCAAGCTGTGCCGATTCGGGCTCAATATGCTCCACAATTTATTGGGCCTTCGGGTCAATTGCTTCAGCCTCAAGTATCAAATATGGGCCAAGTGTTCTCGGGAATGAGGCCCGTTTCAGGTGGGGAGTCATATGACGTGTTGGGTCGAAGCGGTGGCGAGCCAGTCCAGCCCGTTTATTACGGGCCAAGATATATTGGAGTTCCAAGCTATCCGGCTCCAGGTGTGGTTTTGCCAGTTGGGGAAGAAATGAAGCAACCAGGCCCACCCGGACCCGAAGCACAAATGGGCCGGGCTCCACAGTGA